cacagtagtggaattaagggttatggggaaaaagcaggtagctggagctgagtttactgacagatcaaccatgatcttattgaatggcagggcaggctcgatgggccggatggcccactcctgctccaatttctgatgttcttatgttctaaaaaaaacaaaactcgctgacccccaaatcccccctccgcCACAGCAAAAAACAGCCACAGTAACAGTCCCCGGACCCCTCACTCACCAAAACAGCCACAGTAACAGTCCCCGGACCCCTCGCTTGCTAAAGCAGCCACAGTAACAGTCCCCAGACCCCTCACTCACTAAAACAGCCACAGTAACAATCCCCGGACCCCTCACTCACTAAAACAGCCACAGTAACAATCCCCGGACCCCTCACTCACTAAAACAGCCACAGTAACAGTCCCTGGACCCCTCACTCACTAAAACAGCCACAGTAACAGTCCCCAGACCCCTCACTCACTAAAACAGCCACAGTAACAGTCCCCGGACCCCTCACTCACTAAAACAGCCACAGTAACAGTCCCCGGACCCCTCACTCACCAAAACAGCCACAGTAACAGTCCCCGGACCCCTCACTCACTAAAACAGCCACAGTAACAGTCCCCGGACCCCTCACTCACTAAAACAGCCACAGTAACAGTCCCCGGACCCCTCACTCACTAAAACAGCCACAGTAACAGTCCCCGGACCCCTCACTCACCAAAACAGCCACAGTAACAGTCCCCGGACCCCTCACTCACTAAAACAGCCACAGTAACAGTCCCCGGACCCCTCACTCACTAAAACAGCCACAGTAACAGTCCCCGGACCCCTCACTCACCAAAACAGCCACAGTAACAGTCCCCGGACCCCTCACTCACTAAAACAGCCACAGTAACAGTCCCCGGACCCCTCACTCACTAAAACAGCCACAGTAACAGTCCCCGGACCCCTCTCTCACTAAAACAGCCACAGTAACAGTCCCCGGACCCCTCACTCACTAAAACAGCCACAGTAACAGTCCCCGGACCCCTTGCTCACTAAAACAGCCACAGTAACAGTTCCCGGACCCCTCGCTTGCTAAAACAGCCACAGTAACAGTCCCCGGACCCCTCGCTCGCTAAAACAGCCACAGTGACATTCCCCGGACACCTCACTCACTAAAACAGCCACAGTAACAGTTCCCGGACCCCTCGCTTGCTAAAACAGCCACAGTAACAGTCCCCGGACCCCTCACTCACTAAAACAGCCACAGTAACAGTCCCCGGACCCCTCACTCACTAAAACAGCCACAGTAACAGTCCCCGGACCCCTCACTCACTAAAACAGCCACAGTAACAGTCCCCGGACCCCTCACTCACTAAAACAGCCACAGTAACAGTCCCCGGACCCCTCGCTCGCTAAAACAGCCACAGTGACATTCCCCGGACCCCTTGCTCACTAAAACAGCCACAGTAACAGTCCCCGGACCCCTCACTCACTAAAACAGCCACAGTAACAGTCCCCGGACCCCTCACTCACTAAAACAGCCACAGTAACAGTCCCCGGACCCCTCACTCACTAAAACAGCCACAGTAACAGTCCCTGGACCCCTAACTCACTAAAACAGCCACAGTAACAGTTCCCGGACCCCTCACTCACTAAAACAgccacaataacaatccccggacCCCTCACTCACCAAAACAGCCACAGTAACAGTCCCCGGACCCCTCACTCACTAAAACAGCCACAGTAACAGTCCCCAGACCCCTCACTCACTAAAACAGCCACAGTAACAATCCCCGGACCCCTCACTCACTAAAACAGCCACAGTAACAGTCCCCGGACCCCTCACTCACTAAAACAGCCACAGTAACAGTCCCCGGACCCCTCACTCACTAAAACAGCCACAGTAACAGTCCCCGGACCCCTCACTCACTAAAACAGCCACAGTAACAATCCCCGGACCCCACACTATCAGAAACAGCCAGAATAACAGTCCCCGGACCCCTCACTCGCAGAAACAAACAGCCACAGTAGTACCAAACCCCCAGCCTCTCTCTCATAcaaaaattaacagatcacccacccacCATTCGTCCACAAGAAAGAAAAGACAGGAAAGTGAAGAAAACCAATATAATGTACAGTCAGAAATGACAGAAGGGGAACAGTGACGGAAGGTGTCACAAACCCTCCCAACAGAGAGAGCAGCAAAACCTCTCTAAAGCAGCCATTCCTCGAAGGGACTTGACAGCGGAGCGGCAAGCGCAGGCACTGAGCTCCTCCGGCAGATTCCAGCAGCTGCCCGTTTCTCTGCCCTACGACAACgaggactgacacgaggctgAGGAAAAGACCCTCAGTCGGCCCAGGAACATCGCAGCCATCTCGCCTCCATGTTGGCCTGCACGGTGGCAGTGTGGGTACGTAGCCGACTCAAGCGGGAAGCAGCGAGAGCACCAGGAGCCTTCAAACTCCTCCGGCCATGCGGCGAGGCACGGACCAAGGAGAGAGGTGCTTTCAACCTCGGAATCTGAGTATCCCGGTCGTGCGGTGAGAGGCCGGTCTGCGAttttgctgaatatttccaacatctgcagaatctcttgcgcgacagaatgcagaatgaagtgtaactgCTACAGAAACTACATGGGGTATTTAAATATTTGACTATTATCAGATTCGACATTTGTCAAACACCATTATCCAATGTATTGCATCTGAAGTCTACGAAAATCAACATCATGATGCTAAATTTAACATCTGATTGTATATTTAAAAGTTGTTTTGAAAGTCGTTTCCCACTTTACCAGAGACGGCTCACAGCTCATGCCTCTGATAGTTTGCTTTATTCCGATTTAGAGAGGTGTGGTATTTACAGAGAAAACGTGAAGACCAGCACAGACCCACCGCATTCAGCATACCTCGCAGTTCctcgctgatgcaccatcactaactctaggagactggaagtgaacgataggcttttattaacagcaaaagggagcacgacagctcgaagattgagggaggagcagagccccaatcgcctttatacaggggtctgtgggaggagtcacaggagcagtcagcagaggggtgtgtccagacaggtatacatggtttaccacacccACCATCCCTGCCCTCCGCTGCCTCACCTTCACCCTGGACTGACATCCCCATCAGGAAGGCGTAAGGCCTTTCCAGTTCTTTCTAAAACACAGGTCCAAATGGTTCTCCTCGACTAACACCCTCCTCCACTGGGCACTACCAGTGCTCACGGTCAACAGCGTCGTTTCCTTCCACTTCCTGGAGATCAAGTGCGCAGCCACGGACACTGGAATTGGCCCCAACTGTGGTTGCCTTTTCTTTGGCTATATGAATTTCCAAACCTACCCAGATATCGCTCCCAAACTCTTCCATTGATGACTGCACGGGTGACAATTCCTGCACCCATCTGGAACGCAATTTCATTAATGTCTAGACtaacttccacccccccccccacccttcaaatTCCCCTGTTCTATTTCCGACACcattctcccctttcttgatcactgcctccatctctggagacatttCCTTCAAACTTACTGACTCAGACAACTACCTAGACCCCACATCCTCCCACCATGTCCCTTGTTCGGACTCCATTGCTTCGTCGCAGTTTCTGGATTTCAACTGTAGTTGAGATGAGGCCTTACACTGCAGGATGTCTGTGATCCTTCTTCGTGAAGAATtgctccgcccccccccccccccaccaacactcTGTCAGAGgcaccctcacccacatctcctctctTGTACATCTCAACTCACTTTCTCTCGACCAAGGCAGAAGTGGGAGGGAGTTCTTACATCCAACCAGCCCAGGTATGCAGCATGTCGCTTACCACTTGTGCCAACTGCAATGTGAATCCTACACTAACCTCACTTCCCCAATTCCCTGACATCTTGCTGATTTCCATATCAatcactccctccatgattctccacctcactcatctctcccctccccagaCACTTTGTTCTATGATTGTAGGATGTGTAACAATAGTCCCTacactcctccctccctcatcACCTTCCCGATGAGGCAGACATTCACATGCCCCTCCTCTGACCTTGTCTGAAGCAGTCAGCTCCTCTGCGTTGGTGAGACCCAGCAGAGGCTGAGCGCTTGCAATCCAACCACCAGTGCTATCTGGAGCTCACAGATTTGAGCAATTTCAATTCCTGTCTCTGTTCCCATAATGACATGGATGTCCTTCGCCTCTTCCtctgccaggatgaggccaaaCACAACTGGCGAAACAAGACCTTGTATTCTGCCTGGCTAGTTTACAACCCAATGTAACCCcccgggtcgcctcaggctcgctcagctcgttctcgtctagggggagcagccttcggccccgccaaactgggtaatcagctggtgtggatgctgtgtgatgtccccaccatgccaaataacagacagtacaccatatgcgattaaatgagtacaatttataaaggttactataactaagtgattaataatgatacaatatatatggaaaaaaataaagaaaaggcgccaaacttatcaaagtccaaaccacttcgtgcacaaccgttggagctcaattactgaagtcttctggccaccattcgatcccctccgaactcctcgacttgcagcttaggaccatccgaagtggtcaaccaagcacatctagcttcatctcctctcctcggggtacctcctggcctcggacccccccccccccttggggtccgttcctcgcccagtttacagcatcgtgtcctctctctctcagcccgtcgcgccaatctccccaaaagcccgccaacaatagcttacagactcagaagaaagaacaacattaatcccaattggtttacaaaggaatacaattctcgttatcagtaaattttaacccaaacaagcttccagcactctctcgcaacaaacaagcagtcctacttttaacaaaacaaagaagccattttgattacatacacagtaacaaagaaaaaagcagaaaccccctttacaccaATGTCATGTACATGATTGAATTCTCCAATCTCAGAtaaactgctccccctctgttccttttctttctcccacctAATCTTCCCAGTTCCTCCCACACCCAGCATACACTCGCTGCCACCTATCAATCCATTTActtccctctttctctttctccatctgcccatcacccacacacttctCCCACTAGGTCCCCACCCACTCTCTTCTCATCTGCTCTCCCCACCTCTCATCTCCCAGCCTTTTCACCATTTCACTTCTCCTCTCCTCCTTCTGCCTATCATCCAATAATCTGCATCCACATACCACctcctcctcccactctctctttATACTGAACATTCTCCCTCTATCAGTCCGGTGAAGGGTCGTGACTCGAAATGTTGACGgtctgtttccctccacagatgctgcctgacccgtcgagttcctccagcagattgtctgtcgctgcagattccagcatcggcagattccTGTCTCTCCACAGATCGATCAGTGTTGCTTGGCAGCTGCTGGGATGTTGTGCCATCCTTTGGGAAAGGGTTTGCAGTTCCTGTTGTTTCTAAGAATGGTTCTTTTCCCAAAATAAATGGGCAGGCACAGGCTCCCCCCGGTCCTAATCCTGCATTGTTCTTCCCCTACTGGTTTCACTTCACAGTCCCTTTATCTCACCACCCTCAAATCCCACTCCTTTACTTGCCCTTCCTCTCTTTCCTACCATCTCCAAATCCACCCATTGGCCCAACTGCCCCACTCTGTCTCCCACCTGCCCCTGATCCCTGTCATCCTCTCACTGTGTCTCACCTGCTCTGCTCCAGGTCCCTGCATCTTATCACCTCATATCCCCTGTGCTTCCCAGACAAACCcactcctttccctgcctcctgTCTTCCCTCACTCTGCCCACCCTCCCTGCTACCCCTCCCAGTATAttcttctctccctcccctccctccctgacTTTCATGCTCTCCTTCTCTCGCCCCTTCGATCATTCCTAGTATCCTCacacctctccccatccacaCTCCATACCTTTCCCTCCTCTCAACTCTCCTGcctcctctccttccctctgTCCTTTCACATTCCTTCCTCCACTGTCCACCCCAACTGtccctctgccttcctccctccGTACTCCATACCtcatcccctctgccttcctccctccGTACTCCGTACCTCATCCCCTCTGCCTTCCAATCAACCTACCCACCCATCTGTGTGTCGTGGTGGGGGGGCAGAACAGGAGACAGGAAAGGTAtgtagggagagggaaggaaggggaagagagtaatgaggagggaggagaggagaggaagaggatgatggggatggggagaagggaagaggtGACGGGGAGTCATTCAGCCTTGTGAAGTCTGGCTTCTGCTCCGGTGCCTGGGCGGGAGCCTGTGGGGTCAGAGGAGAGAGGTCAGTGCACCCTGTGAGGGGTCAGAGGTTTCAACTCCTTTCTCATCACAATAGGACCCCTCACTGAAGAGGGCAATGTCATGTGGTCTCTCTTGGCTTATCCGGAAGAAAACCGTCTCTccctttcccagtctcagtgaaaAGTCTCAAGTGTCCACATCCCCCCTTGTGGTTTGTATCTCACATCGTCCTGGACTTCACATCTCCCCCTTCCCTGGTTTTATATCTTCCTCTTTAGGACTGCATATCTGCATGTTCCCAGTCtgcacattccaccctccctgTCTTTATCCCACACCCCAGTTTCCTGTTATACTCGGTCAGATTAAACGAGGAGTGAAAGATAAAGAGTgcagagtctgggacaagagggatTCAGAGAACCGAGGGGAGAAATTGAGAGACCTGGGACAGTTGAGGTGGATGGGAATCAGAGTCACAAGGTGGGTGGGACTGAGAGACCGAAAAGGGGATTTTAAACACCGGTCTGAATCCACCCCTCACTGTTGACACCACCCTTCAGAACAACAGATTCTCACTGGAAACACAAAAACAGTTCTCACTGATGATGTGCACGATGACTGTGACTGAGAGGAGAATCAGGAGCAGGACGGCAATGATTGTGGCCCTCAGCCAACATCCACTGAGACAGCTTCTCTCGGCTGGTGAAAGAGAGAGGATCACAAATTAGAGGGACGGTACCAGACCTTCTCCAGCCCCACACTCCCAACTTTAACAAACATCACATACCCATGGACATCAGTGTCTCATACTGGGCAGGGATTAAATACAAAGTAAAAATCTCTAAGTCCAATCATGCACTGCCAAGCTACAAGTTAGATACTGGATCACGCCAGTGTCTCATTACAGACAATTCTGGTCAGGGAAACACCACCTTCTCCTACTGAATGTCAGTAAGACTATGGAGCTGACTGTtgccttcaggaggaggaaaccaaaggttcAATTGCCAGTTCACGTCAGAGGGTCAGAGGAGGCAAAGAACATCAACTTTAAAGTCCtttgtgttataatttcagaggccaGTCCTGGGAGTAGCACGTAGGTGCATTTACgatgaaagcatggcagcacctctacttccacaGGAGCTTGTGGAAATTCAgcttgacatctaaaactttaacaaacttttatgatgtgtaatggagagtacgttgactggctgcatcgcagccTGCTATGGAAATACTAATGCCACTGATGGGGATATCTTAGTGCATATGattcagtccatcatgggtaaagtcttcCCACTATACAGCACATCTACACAGGGCACTGTTgctggaaagcagcacccattgtCAGGGATCGCCACACCCACTGTCATGGAAACTtctttctgctgccatcaggaagaaggtacaggagcctgaggactcacaccaccaggttcaggaacagttactgtgCCTCAGCCACCAAGGCTCCTGAAacaaagggggtaacttcactaaacttcacttgccccatcactgaacagttcccacaacctatggactcactgacAAGGACTCATATcaggttctcgatatttattgcttatttattgttattattattgcagttttcattttgtatttgcacagtttgttctcttttacacactAGTTGAACACACAGTTGGTGCAATCTCTCGCTGACTCtattacggttattattctattatgcatTTATTTAGAAtgctgcaagacaatgaatctcagggttgtatattgtgacatatttgtacttccataataaatttactttgaacattgtaaCTCCAATTCCTGCCCCAGACACTCACCAGAATTGTCCAGTTTACACACATCCCCCAACCAgatctgagctgtgtccacactgATGGGGTTCCTGGCCTCACATCTGTACACAACAGCTCCGCTCTCTGTGGTGTGATGAACCTTCAGTGTCTCTCCGTGTCCCCAGAGGTGATGGGTTGTGTTGTTCACCAcagcttcccctcccctccaccatctgaaGCTGGTGTTGTCACCAGAGGTCACAGAGCAGGTCAATGTGAGCTCACAGGTCCCAGTGAATTTCAGAACTGTGATGTTTGTTCCTGACACTGGTTCTGAGTTTGGATGAAGAGATGAAAGATGAGTAAAGGAGATCTTTATGGACACTTGATTCCCCCACTGTCTCTGACAGTCCCAAATATGGTTTAAGCCAATCCCAAATCATTTCCACCCACCTGTTTAACCCTTCCTTCAGCATTCAGTTCAGTCAGTTCCTGCTGGAGGAAgttcccatgtttctgttccctCTTCCCCGACCACGTCCCGCACTTTTCCATAAGAAATCCCCAGAATCCTATTTATAGTTCTGTATCCCAGCAATTCTCTCCAGTTCACAACTATTGTCACTATGGTAACTGGTCCCAATGTCCCTTCAACACCTGAGTGAGTTCCATCCAGACCAGCCTGAATCTGgtccaagtacagcagccctgggATAGTGATCAGCCCAGACCCCGACTGGGACTGTCTGCTGGTCCAGAGTGAAACTGGCACCGTTCACATCCTGGGtacacaccctctccatcacagAGCCACTCATTAACACACATGATCAGGGTGGAACCAGGAAGTTAATTCCAATCTGACGATGTGGCACATTCTGAGTGTGGAAACAAGAATCAGAatggggggtcagtcacagagacagtgctgGGA
The genomic region above belongs to Hemitrygon akajei chromosome 27, sHemAka1.3, whole genome shotgun sequence and contains:
- the LOC140717057 gene encoding SLAM family member 9-like isoform X1, which codes for MDAVSLFSCFWLTLSIIIPGTGASPTTVNGTRGQSVSLPSGIPDRPDIAEVEWNRVSPRTKIVKYSKGSVTYFGTEYKQRITLHPGSFSLEIRDLQRNDSGDYEVIFAAGSGAENKSTVRLEVYEPVSGTNITVLKFTGTCELTLTCSVTSGDNTSFRWWRGGEAVVNNTTHHLWGHGETLKVHHTTESGAVVYRCEARNPISVDTAQIWLGDVCKLDNSAERSCLSGCWLRATIIAVLLLILLSVTVIVHIISSRPGTGAEARLHKAE